The following are encoded together in the Edaphobacter lichenicola genome:
- the recA gene encoding recombinase RecA, which yields MADDRSKAIELALSGLEKQFGKGSIMRLGSKDVVPISVISTGSISFDAALGVGGVPRGRVIEIFGPESSGKTTITLQIIAEAQKAGGLAAFVDAEHALDPAYAAKLGVDIDNLLVSQPDYGEQALEIVEALVRSNAIDVLVVDSVAALVPKAELDGEMGDSHMGLQARLMSQALRKLTGTVSKSRTCLIFINQIREKIGVMFGNPETTTGGKALKFYSSVRIDIRRIGAVKDGDSVVGSRTKVKIVKNKVAAPFRDAEFDILYGEGISREGDVLDLAVLHNIVDKSGAWYSYQGERIGQGRENVRAFMKDNKDVFARVDAELRKKLGIAGVASADVPPVPADGPVQAKEAVRAKK from the coding sequence GTGGCAGATGACCGCAGCAAGGCAATAGAACTGGCCCTTTCCGGGCTGGAAAAGCAATTTGGCAAAGGTTCCATCATGCGGCTCGGCTCGAAAGACGTCGTGCCGATCTCGGTCATCTCCACCGGCTCCATCTCCTTCGACGCAGCCCTTGGTGTAGGCGGCGTCCCCCGTGGCCGCGTCATCGAGATCTTTGGCCCTGAGTCCTCGGGCAAGACCACCATCACCCTCCAGATCATCGCCGAGGCGCAAAAAGCCGGCGGCCTCGCAGCCTTCGTCGACGCCGAACACGCGCTCGACCCCGCCTACGCCGCCAAGCTGGGCGTCGACATCGACAACCTCCTCGTCTCGCAGCCCGACTACGGCGAGCAGGCCCTCGAGATCGTCGAAGCCCTCGTCCGCTCGAACGCCATCGACGTCCTCGTGGTCGACTCGGTCGCCGCGCTGGTCCCCAAGGCTGAGCTCGACGGCGAGATGGGCGACTCCCACATGGGGCTGCAAGCACGTTTGATGAGTCAGGCGCTGAGAAAGCTCACCGGCACCGTCTCGAAGTCGCGCACCTGCCTCATCTTTATTAATCAAATACGCGAGAAGATCGGCGTCATGTTCGGCAACCCCGAGACCACCACCGGCGGCAAGGCGCTCAAGTTCTACTCCTCTGTCCGCATCGACATTCGCCGCATCGGCGCCGTCAAAGACGGTGACTCGGTCGTCGGCTCCCGCACCAAGGTCAAGATCGTCAAGAACAAGGTCGCCGCACCCTTCCGCGACGCCGAGTTCGACATCCTCTACGGCGAAGGCATCTCGCGCGAGGGCGACGTGCTCGATCTCGCCGTCCTGCACAACATCGTCGACAAGAGCGGAGCATGGTACAGCTATCAGGGCGAGCGCATCGGCCAGGGCCGCGAGAACGTCCGCGCCTTCATGAAGGACAACAAGGACGTCTTCGCCCGCGTCGATGCCGAACTGCGCAAAAAGCTCGGCATCGCCGGCGTAGCCTCAGCCGACGTCCCGCCGGTGCCAGCCGACGGTCCCGTTCAGGCCAAGGAAGCCGTCCGAGCCAAAAAATAA